From Primulina huaijiensis isolate GDHJ02 chromosome 15, ASM1229523v2, whole genome shotgun sequence, one genomic window encodes:
- the LOC140958991 gene encoding probable galacturonosyltransferase-like 7, with product MQWVMRFSGFFSAAMAIIVLSPSLQSFHPAEAIRSSQIDLYFRFHGPINDWGRSTFRTVPPFHNADECHSLKSGKFSVCDPSLVHVAITLDVEYLRGSIAAVHSIIRHSRCPESVFFHFLVSETGLETLVRSTFPELKFRVYYFDPERVRRLISSSVRQALEQPLNYARNYLAELLEPCVNRVIYLDSDLVVVDDISKLWKTSLGRKTIGAPEYCHANFTKYFTSHFWSGFSGVFLGRRPCYFNTGVMVIDLGNWRRFGYTRLIERWMEIQKSSPNRIYELGSLPPYLLVFAGQVAPIDHRWNQHGLGGDNVRGSCRDLHPGPVSLLHWSGSGKPWHRLDSGQPCPLDSLWSPFDLRN from the coding sequence ATGCAGTGGGTTATGAGATTTTCGGGTTTTTTCTCTGCGGCGATGGCGATTATTGTGCTATCTCCTTCTCTGCAATCTTTTCATCCTGCGGAAGCTATCAGATCATCTCAAATCGATTTATATTTCAGATTCCATGGACCCATTAACGATTGGGGAAGATCCACCTTCCGGACGGTCCCGCCATTCCACAATGCCGATGAGTGCCACTCATTGAAATCAGGGAAATTCAGTGTTTGTGATCCTTCTCTGGTACACGTAGCGATAACTCTGGATGTGGAATATCTACGAGGTTCAATCGCCGCCGTCCATTCGATTATCCGGCATTCAAGGTGCCCGGAAAGTGTGTTCTTCCATTTCCTTGTTTCAGAGACGGGCCTAGAAACCCTGGTCCGTTCCACCTTCCCCGAGTTGAAATTCAGAGTATATTACTTCGACCCGGAACGGGTTAGACGCCTAATCTCAAGCTCCGTGAGGCAAGCCCTTGAACAGCCGCtaaattatgcgagaaattaTCTTGCGGAACTTCTGGAACCGTGCGTGAACCGGGTCATTTACCTGGATTCCGATCTAGTGGTGGTCGATGACATCTCGAAGCTCTGGAAAACAAGCTTAGGGAGGAAGACCATCGGAGCACCCGAGTATTGCCACGCCAATTTCACTAAATACTTCACGAGCCACTTCTGGTCGGGATTCTCCGGCGTATTTTTGGGCCGCCGCCCCTGTTATTTCAACACGGGTGTGATGGTGATAGATCTGGGCAACTGGAGGCGGTTCGGGTACACCCGCTTGATCGAGCGTTGGATGGAGATACAGAAGTCGAGCCCCAACCGGATCTACGAGCTGGGCTCGCTGCCGCCATACCTGCTGGTGTTCGCCGGGCAGGTGGCTCCGATCGACCACCGGTGGAACCAGCATGGTTTGGGAGGGGACAATGTGCGCGGGAGCTGCAGGGACCTGCATCCTGGTCCGGTGAGCCTGCTACACTGGAGCGGCAGCGGCAAGCCGTGGCACCGGCTAGACTCCGGGCAGCCATGCCCGCTGGACTCGTTGTGGTCCCCTTTCGATCTCAGGAACTAA
- the LOC140960076 gene encoding phenolic glucoside malonyltransferase 1-like: MAASTPKAAAILDYCRVAPPSTTDSSTEQRLPLSFFDMPWLHFHPVHRVLLYQFPCSKSSFLQTIVPTLKNSLAHTLQHYLPLAGNLLYPLDSGMPEFCYFPGDSVSVTIAESSQAYDFDHLTGNGFKDANEFYPFVPDLPEPRINSESGFKIISLLAIQITLFPDSGICIGISNHHVVGDASSTTGFIRFWSSVARLGGDEVLAQNYSLPFFERSGIKDPSGISNIYWNQMKIYKRISHRSNSYADKVRATYILRKDDIQKLKNLALSKNQALLYLSTFTVTTAYVWTCLVKSAASTEEEVDPNEPEHFTFAADARPRLNPPLPVNYFGNCVAFMRTESTHHQLKGNDGFLTAVELIGDVISKKVNKSDEILRGAESWITEFSALIGKRLFGVAGCPKFDAYDADFGWGEPKKFESVSIDADGSMSLCKSREFEGGLEIGLSLAKAKMDAFAATFSDGLKIE, translated from the coding sequence ATGGCTGCAAGCACCCCCAAAGCCGCCGCTATCCTCGATTATTGCCGCGTTGCACCGCCCTCCACCACCGACTCGTCGACTGAACAACGCCTTCCCCTTTCATTCTTCGACATGCCGTGGCTGCACTTCCATCCGGTCCATCGTGTTCTCTTGTATCAATTTCCATGTTCCAAATCTTCTTTCCTACAAACGATAGTTCCAACTCTGAAAAATTCACTCGCACACACTCTCCAGCATTATCTCCCGCTGGCAGGAAATTTGTTGTATCCACTAGACTCGGGCATGCCGGAGTTCTGCTACTTTCCTGGCGACTCGGTTTCTGTCACAATAGCCGAGTCGAGCCAAGCTTATGATTTCGATCATCTGACAGGAAACGGATTCAAGGATGCCAATGAGTTCTACCCTTTCGTCCCTGATTTGCCAGAACCCAGAATTAATTCTGAATCAGGCTTCAAGATAATCTCACTTTTAGCAATCCAGATAACACTATTTCCAGATTCCGGCATCTGCATCGGAATCAGCAATCATCACGTCGTAGGAGATGCGAGTTCAACTACGGGATTCATCAGATTTTGGAGTTCAGTAGCTAGGCTCGGGGGAGACGAAGTATTGGCTCAAAATTATTCACTTCCTTTTTTTGAAAGATCTGGGATCAAAGATCCATCTGGAATATCCAACATTTACTGGAATCAAATGAAAATTTACAAGAGAATATCTCACCGTTCAAACTCCTACGCCGACAAAGTTAGAGCAACCTACATTCTACGCAAGGATGACatacaaaaactcaagaattTGGCGCTATCGAAAAATCAAGCTTTACTCTACTTATCTACGTTTACTGTGACGACTGCTTACGTTTGGACTTGCTTAGTAAAATCAGCGGCAAGTACAGAGGAAGAAGTTGATCCCAACGAGCCGGAACACTTCACCTTCGCGGCCGATGCCAGGCCACGGCTGAATCCACCACTGCCCGTCAACTATTTCGGAAACTGTGTGGCCTTCATGAGGACGGAGTCAACGCACCACCAGTTGAAAGGAAATGATGGGTTTCTCACGGCAGTCGAGTTGATAGGGGATGTTATCAGTAAAAAAGTGAACAAAAGTGATGAAATCTTGAGGGGAGCGGAGTCTTGGATAACTGAATTTTCTGCGCTGATCGGAAAGCGGTTGTTCGGGGTGGCGGGGTGCCCCAAATTTGATGCCTACGACGCTGATTTCGGGTGGGGGGAACCCAAGAAGTTCGAATCCGTGTCGATTGATGCGGATGGATCCATGTCACTTTGCAAATCCAGGGAATTTGAAGGTGGGTTAGAGATTGGTCTGTCCTTGGCTAAGGCGAAAATGGATGCTTTTGCGGCAACATTCTCTGATGGATTGAAGATAGAGTGA